Genomic segment of Gloeocapsa sp. PCC 7428:
AAATTGGCTTTGAACCTGGCGATGCGATTGTCACAATTAATGGTAATCGTCCGCGTGACTTAATCGACTATCAATTTTTGTGTGCGGATGAAGTACTAGAACTCGAAGTTCTCGATGCTGCTGGCAAAAGTCATCAAATTGAAATCGAAAAAGACTACGATGAAGACTTGGGGCTAGAGTTTGAAACGGCGTTGTTTGATAATCTGATTCAGTGTAATAACCGCTGTCCGTTTTGCTTTATCGATCAGCAGCCGCCTGGTAAACGGCAAAGTCTGTATCTCAAAGACGATGATTACCGTTTAAGCTTTTTATACGGCTCGTATTTAACCTTAACGAATCTACCGCCAAAAGAATGGGAACGTATTGAACAGTTACGTTTATCCCCTCTCTATGTTTCTGTTCATGCGACTGAACCAGAAGTTCGAGTTCGACTCTTAAAAAATCCGCGAGCAGGACAAATTTTACAACACATCGAGTGGTTTCAACAACGACGGCTACAAATTCACGCTCAAGTTGTCGTCTGTCCAGGAATTAATGATGGCATTCATCTCGAACGAACGCTACTCGATTTAGCTCATTTTCATCGCGGAGAAACACCCGCTGTTGCTTCTGTTGCGGTTGTTCCTGTGGGGTTAACGCGGTTTCGCCCCGCAGAAGATGAACTGATTCCTGTAGATCGCGCCAAGGCGCAAGAAGTCATTGCGCAAGTGCGATCGCTGCAAGATAAGTTTCGCGCTTCATTTGGTTCGACATTTGCGTGGTTAGCCGATGAGTGGTTTTTAATCGCCCAAGAAGAACTTCCACCGGAGTCGCACTACGAAGACTATCCTCAAATTGATAATGGTGTGGGTTCGATCCGCGCTTTCTTGAAACAGTTTGCGATCGCCGCCCAAAATTTGCCGGCAAAAATTGCTTTGCCAAGAAAAGTAACTTGGGTTGTAGGTAATGCGGTTGAACATGCTTTTCAACCGATCTTACAGCGACTCAATCAAGTCGTAAATTTACAGGTAAATATGGTTGCTTTATGTAGCAATTATTGGGGGCAAAGCATCACAGTTACTGGTTTACTTACTGGACAAGATTTACTAGAAGGATTGCAGGGAAAAGATTTAGGCGAAAGAATATTACTACCTGCAATGATGTTAAAACAGGGGGATACGTGTTTTTTAGATGACATGACGATTGCGGAATTAGCTAGTAAACTGAAAACACCCGTAGTACCGATTCGGGGGGTAGAAGAACTCATCGAGATGTGTACGCAGTAATGTCTATAAAGCTATCTTTCACAGCCTCGCAGTCATCACCACGGGCGAATAATTATCTAAAAAACATCCGCATCAAATTATTTTGCCTACTACCGCTGACATCTTACCTTGTGTCGTTCGTATCTCCCCTGGTAGGACAAAAACCCGCAATAGCCCAAGAGAAAAGCGTGTTAGGAGTTGTCAGAAGCCAGGAAAATACGGCGCAATGGCAGGGGATAACCGAGCGATTGCAAGCAGCAAAAGTCGCATATTGTGTTATAGACCTAGAAAATGTGAGGAACGTAACAGATTTCAGTAATCCCCCTGTGGTGTTTTTACCTAATGTTGCAACTTTGTCTCCAACACAAGCAATTGCCTTAGAAGAATGGATTAGCCGAGGCGGGAAGGTGATTGCAAGTGGTCCTGTGGGGAATACAAGTCAACCAGGCGTACGGCAACTACTGCGATCGCTACTAGGCGCGTACTGGGGTTTTGAGATGAATCAACCTTCGCAAGTGCAACCATTAAGAATTAATACGCAAAGCTGGGTACGCCAACCAGGACTTGCAGGGACAATTCGCGGTGGAGTTGTCATTCCCGCAAATTTGACAAGTAAACCGGCGGCGATTTGGCAATCAAAAGATACACCTCCAGCCGTTGTGACAACCGAACGCTCGACAGTGTTAGGTTGGCAGTGGGGAACTGATAATGCTGCACCAGTCGCAATGGATAGTGCTTGGATACGGGCAGCCGTCAGCCGCTATGTTCCCTTATCAGATGCGCAAACGACAACGCCAAAAAATTGTAATGGTAGTGCGGTTGCTGTATCTTCACCACCAAAGCCTACACCAACCCCCGTAGCGATCGCGCCACCACCGCCCAATCCTGAAGATGAAGCCATCGAGCGCATTGCCCCTAGAGGATTACCAACAGCACCCAACTCGAACAATCCCATCTCAAGTGTAGAAGCGATCGCACTTCAACAAGAACTGCAAAATTTAATTGGTAGGTTTGAAAGTGCGCAGTTAGCCGCAAATGCGAGAAACAGTACTAAAGCTAATCCTAGGGTTGAATCTGAAGCCGCAGCAAAAGCACTAGCCGACGCGAAAGCGATCGCCAAAATCCTACCACAACTGGTGAAACAAGGCGACTATGTTGCTGCGCGGAATCAATGGCTTAAAGCACAGCAAATGTTGTGGCAAAATTATCCCAGCGATCGCCCACTCGCCCAACCCGAAATTCGCGCCATGTGGCTAGATCGCGGCAGTATTGTCCGTGCAGGTTCGGAACAAGGACTTGCTAAGATTTTTGACCAATTAGCCGCCGCAGGCATTAATACCGTCTTTTTTGAAACAGTCAATGCAGGGTATCCGATTTACCCAAGTACAGTTGCACCGCAACAAAATCCATTAATTCAAGGATGGGACCCGCTTGCGAGTGCAGTCAAGTTAGCCAAAGCGCGTGATATGGAGTTACACGCTTGGGTGTGGGTGTTTGCGGCAGGAAATCAACGCCATAATACGATCGTTAATCTGCCAGTAGATTATCCAGGGCCCTTAATTGCGGCTAATCCTGACTGGGCAAGTTACGATAATCGCGGGAGTATTTTTCCTCCTGGTCAAGGAAAGCCATTTTTAGACCCCGCAAATCCGGAAGTACGACAATACTTATTACGACTTTTTGAAGAAATTGTCAGCCGCTATCAAGTCGATGGGTTGCAACTCGATTACATTCGCTATCCCTTCCAAGATCCTGGGGCAGAGCGTACATATGGTTATGGTAAAGTTGCGCGGCAAAAGTTTCAGCAACTGACTGGCGCTGATCCACTGCAAATTTCACCGCGTCAACCAAATTTATGGCAAAAGTGGACGCAATTTCGCACGCAGCAAGTTGATAGTTTTGTTGCCGAAGTCTCGCAACACTTGCGGCGCAAACATCCTCAAATTATTTTATCGGCGGCGGTATTTCCGCTTTCCGAACACGAACGAATTCAAAAGTTACAACAGCATTGGGAAGTGTGGGCAAGTCGCGGCGATGTTGATGTGATTGTGCCAATGACTTATGCGTTGGATACGTATCGCTTTGGGCGTCTCGCACAACCGTGGATTACATCAAATAAGTTAGGTTCGACGCTCGTTTTACCAGGCATTCGCTTACTTGATTTACCAGTACCAGCCGCAGTCGATCAAATTCAACTTGCTAGAGATCTTCCTGTGAGTGGATACTCGCTATTTGCCGTTGAAAATCTAAGTGATGAGTTACAAACGCTATTTCAGCGGACGCAAGGTAATCTTCAAGCCCCAGTACCTTATCGCCAACCGTTCCACACCGCCGCAGCCCGTTACAATAGCTTGCAGGAAGAATGGAACTTTCTCGCAGCAAATAACCAGCTGCGATTACGCGGGCGATCGCTTTCTTTGTTTAACGTTCAAGTCACCGATTTAGAAAATGCTTTAAAGCAACTTGCCGCAGATCCTTCATTGCATCGTTTAGGCGTTGCTAGAGCCGCATTAACTCATTTCCAGTTACAATTCAGAAGTTGGATGCGTCCTTATGCGCTGGAAAATCCTTATCAAGCTAAAGTCTGGGAAAATCGTCTGGCGACGATCAAAAGACTTCTTAGCTACGGTGAAACAGTTGTCCTTAAACGCGATGCTGCACCTGTTGCTAATCGGGAATGAAAGTGAAGACCTAAGGATTGCTTTGCTTCCTAAATCCCCCACTATTGGGGAACTTTTACTACTTAAGCTGTTTAATAAACTAAATATCTTTAGATAGCCCCGACTTCAGTCGGAAGGCTTCAATGTTGCAACAACTCTCAAATATGACTCGGTTGAAAAGAATTACGAGAGACTCTACCTAAATGCGCTTGTCACTCTGAGCCTCGGTGGCATACACTGGCTGCCGATGAAAAAAACGCCTTATGCTTTATGCCGCAATATTTTGGACAACTACCGATCGATGAACAGCCTTGGGAAACACTCAGCGCAGTACAAAACATCTCTCAAGAACAACATTGTGTCCGCTTTGATTGTGGCGAGTCGTGTTTGACGGTTAATGTCCTTGCACCTAACTTAATTCGCGTGCGGGTTGCGCCTACAAGAAAGTTTACACCAAGGCGATCGTGGGCAGTGACAAAGGATGATGCGGCATGGCAAGTTCCATCATTTGAGGTGCAGGAAACTGATACTACTGTAGAAATTCAAACGGAACAATTGCGCGTCGTTGTCCAACGAGAAAACGGTCAAATCGCTTGCTTTGATACGGCGAATCGTTCTTTTGCGGTTGATGCTGCACCAGGAATCGGTTGGCGCTTGGGAACAACGGCGGCTTGGAAGCAAATTGCGGCTGACGAACATTTTTATGGGTTTGGCGAACGTACAGGCTTGTTGGATAAACGCAGTGAAGTCAAAACGAATTGGACAACAGACGCTTTGGATTATGGCTCATTGACGGACGAAATGTATCAAGCAATTCCGTTTTTTATTGCTTTGCGTCCGGAAGTTGGCTATGGCATCTTTTTTAATACAACGTTTTGGAGTCGCTTTGATATTGGTGTTGAACAGCCAGGCATCTGGCGCATGGAAACGCACGCGGCTGAGTTAGATTACTACATTATTTATGGTCCGACACCTGCAAAGATTCTCGATACCTACACGCAGCTAACAGGGCGTATGGCTTTACCACCCAAATGGGCTTTGGGTTATCATCAATGTCGCTGGAGTTACGAATCGGAAACAATCGTCCGCGAACTTGCCCAAGAATTTCGCGATCGCCGCATTCCATGTGATGTGATTCATCTGGATATCGACTATATGCGGGGATATCGCGTATTTACCTGGAGTCCCAAGCGGTTTCCGCATCCAGAGAAGTTAATTCAAGAACTCGCAGAAGCTGGCTTTAAAACTGTGACGATTATCGACCCTGGCGTGAAGTACGAACCAGAAGCAGATTATCACGTCTTCGACCAAGGAGTCGCAGGCGATTACTTTGTGCGCAAAGCTGATGGACAGCTATTTCACGGCTATGTATGGCCCGATAAAGCGGTATTTCCTGATTTTATGCGTGCTGATGTGCGCCAGTGGTGGGGAGAATTACACGAAAGTTTAACTGATATTGGCGTTGCAGGAATTTGGAATGACATGAACGAACCCGCAATTAGCGATCGCCCGTTTGGGGATGAAGGCGATAAGATTTGGTTTCCGTTGGATGCACCGCAAGGAGACGATCGCGTGACGCACGCGGAGGCGCATAATTTATATGGATTAATGATGGCGCGCGCTTGTGCGGAAGGTTTAGAGAAACTGCGACCAACTGAGCGATCGTTTGTGTTGACGCGATCGGGGTATGCAGGAATTCAGCGGTGGTCGTCGGTGTGGATGGGTGATAATCATTCATTATGGGATCATCTCGAAATGTCGCTACCGATGCTTTGCAATATGGGGTTGTCGGGAGTTGCGTTTGTCGGGTGCGATGTCGGTGGATTTGCGAGTAATGCGACAGCAGAATTATTTGCGCGGTGGATGCAAGTTGGAATACTGTATCCTTTTATGCGCGGACACTCGGCGCTGACCACCGCACAACACGAACCTTGGTCGTTTGGCGATCGCACGGAAAAGATTTGCCGCGAGTATCTTAATCTGCGTTACCAATTATTACCGTACATTTATACACTGTTTTGGGAAGCAGCAACGACAGGCGCGCCGATATTACGTCCCCTACTGTACGATTTTCCGAACGATCCGCATACATATGCGCTGCACGATCAAGTGTTACTCGGTTCCTCACTCATGGCTGCACCGATTTATCGTCCTGGCGTTGAGCATCGTGCGGTTTACTTACCCGCAGGCACATGGTACGACTGGTGGAGTGGGGAATCTTATACTGGATCAACGCACATCCTCGCGCACGCCCCACTCGAAAAAATGCCGCTTTATGTAAAGGCGGGTGCGATTATTCCGATGCAACCTGTGATGCAGTATGTCGATGAGCGATCGCTTGATCCGCTAACGTTACGTATTTGGCAGGGTGACGGTGAATTTACGCTTTACGAAGACGATGGGCAGACGTTTGCTTATCAAGATAATGGCTATGCAACTACAAAAATCAGTGTAAATACTGAAGAAAATCGCGTAGTTGTGAGCATTAATCAGCGTGAGGGAAATGGGTTATTCCCTAAGCGCGAAGTTATTGTTGAGCTTGTGGGAGTTGGCGAACAACGATTTAGTGATGCTGGTACAGCACAGCAGTTGGTTTTTAATTTAGCACCTCAGTAGAAATATGCATCAAAAGTTCTTTTGATACAAATTAACAAATTTATTTAAAATTAAGAATTGTACAACAGGTCGAGAATGCGCACGAGCGAGCAAATTAAGGCAGAGATCGAGGATAAGTTTGGTTTTTTTCCACCATTCTTTAGTCCAGCACTGCATAACCCTCAGGTGTTGGAAAATTTATGGCAGCAAACCCTTATTGCTTATATCCATAATCCTTTATCTGCGGTCTTTAAGGAAAAGCTGAGTGCTTACCTGTCGCGCTTCTGTACTGTTCCTTACTGTATGGTGTGTCATAGCTGTACTTTACGCCCGTTGGGGATGAAAGCTGAGGAAGTCTTGCAGCTTTTGGATACGCCACCACCGAAGGTAGAAGAAATTGAATCGCACTTAAAGCGACTTGCCGCACATACGCAGTTAGATATTTTACCTGCGGCAAATTCAGAACTCGAAGAAAGTTTACTTGTTTGTGCCGTATTTATCTTTTTAGAAGGCGAAGCCGCAGAAAACTATCGCGCCCAGTTACGCCAAATTTTGGGAGCAAGTAATTATCAACACTTAGTTGCGTTTGTCGCCTATGTGAAAACTTGTCACGTGTGGATGGAAGCTAATCCTGAGGTTTCGTATGAAGCAGATAAACGCGTCTTGGATAACCTTGGTTATTTAATAGCCGATGAGCCAAGATTAAGCGAGTTTTTTCGGAATTATGCCACTAAAGTCAAACAAGAGCGGCAAACTCGTGCAGAACGTCAAGCAATTCTTGCCGAACGCCAACGTAATTTAGAAGTCTTACGAGAAAGTGAAGAGAAATATCGTAAGCTGGTGGAATTAATGCCGGATACACTGTTTGTCCAATGTGAAGGTAAGCTTGTCTTTGCTAACAGTGCAGCAGTAAAGCTACTTGGTGCTGAGAACGTAGAGCAATTAATTGGTCAACCAGTTTTAAATATTATTCACTCAGAAAGTCAACTCATTGCACAAGAACGAATGCAGGATCTTCAGGCGGGAAAATCTGCGCCGTTCATTGAGGAAAAGTTTGTGCGCTTAGATGGTAGTGTCGTCGATGTGGAAGTCGCGGCTTTTCCTTTTACTTACGGTGGGAAACCAGCAGCACAAGTCGTGGTGCGGGATATTAGTGTGCGCAAGCAAGCGGAACAAGAACGTGCAGAACTTCTTGCTAGCGAACAAGCCGCACGCGCTGAAGCTGAAAGTGCGAATCGCAGTAAGGATGAATTTTTAGCAATCGTCTCGCACGAGTTGCGATCGCCACTGAATGCAATGCTTGGCTGGGCAAGATTACTGCGGACTCGTCAGTTTGATGCGACTACAATGGAGCGAGCCTTAGAAACGATTGAACGCAACGGTCAAGCACAATTACAATTACTCGAAGATTTACTTGATATGTCGCGGATTATTCGCGGCAAAATTCATCTTAATATTTGTACGGTTGATATTTTATCGGTGATTACGGCTGCCATCGAGACAGTACAACTTGCAGCCGATACAAAATCAATTGAATTAGTTTATGAGATCCCTTCCTCATCTATTTTTGTCACCGGAGATTTTGCGCGGTTGCAACAGGTGATTTGGAATCTACTATCGAACGCGATTAAATTTACGCCGCATGGTGGGCGTATTACTGTGCGATCGCAACAAGTTGGTGCGGTTGTTCAAATCACAGTCAGCGACACAGGAAAAGGTATCAGTGCCGATTTCTTACCATTTGTGTTTGATCGGTTTCGCCAAGCTGATAACACAAGTAGCCGAGGTAATGGCGGCTTAGGTTTGGGACTTGCGATCGTTCGGCAATTAGTCGAACTGCATCACGGTCATGTTTACGCCGCTAGCCCTGGCGAAGGAAAAGGCGCTACGTTTATCGTTGAATTGCCACTGTGTATCCAGAATCAAGAATTAGTCAATGACAACAATGATAATAAATCATCCTCGCTGATAGATACGGCAAACCCACTTACAGGATTGCACGTTCTTGTTGTTGATGATGAAGCGGATATTCGCGACTATGTGACAACTGTATTAGAAGAATATGGCGCACGCGTGCAAGAAGTTGCTTCAGTAGATGCGGCACTCGATGCGATCAAACAATCACCGCCAGATATCCTTGTGAGCGATATTGGAATGCCGCAAGAAGACGGCTATAGTCTGATTCAAAAAGTTAGGGCATTAGCACCAGAGTGCGGGAAAAACATACCGGCGATCGCATTAACTGCCTACGCTAGAGACGAAGATCGTCAACGCGCTTTAGCCGCAGGGTTTCAACTTCATGCCACAAAACCGATTGAACCAGTACATCTCGTTGCTTCTGTTGCCAAATTAGTCAATCTCCTGCACGAAAAGAATTGCGAATAAATTCGCTACTCAATAAACCCTGTCCACCTCCGTGAACTACGGGTAAGACATACCTTACCTCCTCAAATCTATTACTTTATAGTGTGCGCAGGCACACTTTGTTTGAGTAGCCCCGACTTCAGTCGAAGGGTATCTATGATTCATGCAGGAAGCCAGGGGTCAGAAGTCGGGGTTAGAGGTTGGTTGACGCAACAGTTTTGAGTTTCTATTGCTCTAATTTAGTTAAAGGATTCGGTTGTGTTTGCCCTGTTGCTTGCGGCACTACGGTTAAATAAGGGTTGAGTACGTCGCTTTCTACCCAACCAGAGTAATGCTTTAGTGTCGTAGCGTTTTCAGAAATTGCGAGTAGTTCTAGATCGCCGCGCATAGCGTTGAAATTGCTAGGGCGGTTTGGTTCTACATTCATACTAGATGCAATTCCGCGAGAACCACCGCCAAATTCATTTTGCGCCACTTCATCCCAGGCGCGGACAAAGCGATCGCCTTGCCAATGCCATTCAGATCCAACCCAATCAATCGCCGGTTTTCCTGGTCGAATCAACCTTGGAAATTGTGCAGGTCTTGCCCCTTCATTTAGCGTCACCGTAAAACCTGGCTGATAGCGAACTTCATAGCGACTTTGACGCGTTTGATAATCGAGGGGATGCGACCACAAAACTTCAACGTCTTCACCTTGAGTATTTGATAGCGTCGCCGCCGGAGTTTTTTCGAGCAATCCGCGATAAATTGGGACTTCTGAAGGAAGCTTCGCCATCAACGCAAATCGCCAACACGACCAGCGATCGCGATTTTCAACAGCTTGCCATTGCACTTGACAAATGCCGTTTCCTGTGCCTACCCACAGCGTATCGCCTTCGACTTCAAGTTGCGTTGGAATTGCTCCCACAAGCGGGCTATTGTGGACAGTGTAGGTGTTGAGATTCCTTGAACGAGGATTTGCTAAATTTGGGCGATAAGCAACTAGCCCATAGGCTGGAATATTCGGATTCCCTTCTCCACTGAGCTTGGTTCCTAACCATAATGTAGGCGCATTTTCATCGCCTGTCACGACGAGATCGGTAATTTGTTGTGAGGCAATTTCCTGGGGCTGAAATAACGTAAATTGATTAGTTTGCGGTTGGTAGCTGACAATTGTAGCGATACCGTTATTACCTTCGCCTTGCTCAAATGCGATCGCCCACCAAATACGTTGTCCATCAGTCACCGCAGCCGTTATTTGGGGAATACCCAGTTGTGTACCAATACTGGAAAATCCGTTTTGTACAGCAGATGCTTGTAAATCTTTGAGGGTATATAGGATTTTTTGCTGCGGTTGCTGACTGTCAGGAGTTATTAATTCAAATACAACTTTGTCGTTTTCTGGTGATACCTCTGGGCGCGATAAGCGATCGCCTTCACTCAAAGAGTAATTTGGTTCTAGTCGTACGCGATATTGATACATTCTGCCATCAACTGTAATAGATTTGAATGATGGATTAATGATTTCTTTTACAGCTTCTGAGTAGTTTGATGGCGGTTGAAATTCATTCGGTAAAGTCCCTGCTTGTACAGTCCAACTGTTGTTGCTGCGACAAAATACAAAATCATATTTTGTTGTTTGAAACTTTATTGTATTATTATCTTTAACAATGTTCCGAATCTGATAATTGGAAGATTCAAAGTAGCCTGTTTGTGGGTTTGGCTCTACTTGAACCGCTGCTGTAGATTGTGGACAGGAGTTAGTATTATTAGCTGATTGTGAGAGCGACGTACAAGCATTTAATAGCCAGACGACACTTAATAATGTGATAAATTTCTTCATAGCATTAACTTTTCAAAGCGCTGGTGACTTTAGTCACCGCTAAATGAACAAAGTCCACGCAGGTGGACTAGTACGGTTTTAATTTAAGGTTATGATCGTGAGGTAGCAGAGAAGTGCTTTTTTTCAAATGCTCGGTTTGCACAATAAGCCTGACCTCTAACCTCTTTCTTAAATACATTGACAAGTTTTTTAGTCGCTTGGTTCCAATTGCAAGCGTTGTAATTCTTGTTGTAAAAATTTGCCCCACTCAGCGGCTAGGGGAATTTCTGTAAAGGGAATATGTATTCGTGTAGATGGTAGTAGAAATTCTAAAACAACGTCGCGACCTTTACGGGGTAAGTTATTGACATCGACAGCTTGATTATCAACTAATAGTTGAATTGATTGAACGTCTTTTAATGAAAAAGTTTCGAGTTCAATAAGCCCTTTTTGAGTTGGTTTTCCCCAGGTTAAATTTGTTCCTTTTTGACCCAACACTGCATAGATATCGTATTTGGCACGCTCAAATTGTTCAGCCCATACGCGATAGTTTTCGACTTTTTGATATTCGTTTTTACCTTGCCACGCTAACCAAATAAAGACAGCTAGCAGTGCTAACCACAAAATTCCGCGTTCCATAATTCAAGTGTTCCGTATTTATACTTAATGAGCGCATTGACTCTCACACTGTAACTATCTTGCAACATCAGGGCAAGAGCGCCGGTACATACGTTATGTTGATCGTAAAACTAGTGCCGAAGCAAGATATGAAAAAATTACTAGTAGGCTTGGTTTTAATTGGACTATGCTTTGGCTTGTTCAATTTCAAAGGCTTAGCAAGTCAGGGTGAATTTGAGGAAATTGTGCTGGACTTTCGGGAAGATATTCCGATATCCCAAATTGACAATCAACTCAGTGCGATCGCTCAACAATTTAACCTTGCCCCTCAATTAAATAGTATCTTTTCTAAACCAGATAATGTGTACATTGTCAAGGGAGATCGCGCAACACTCAAAGCACTGCGCAAGTCTTCTGCTGCCAAGTCAACTGAATATATTGAACCGAACTACATTTACAACGCTTTAGAAGTTCCCAACGATCCAGACTATAACAAACAGTGGAATTTACGCTCTATTAAAGTCGAGTCAGCGTGGGATGAAACGAAAGGTCATGGTGTGACGGTTGCGGTCATTGACACGGGTGTTTCTCCAGTTCCCGACTTAAAGCAAACCAAATTTGTGCGCGGGTATGACTTCGTGAACAACCGCGAAACGGCGACAGATGACAGCGGACATGGAACGCACGTCGCGGGGACAATTGCCCAATCGACG
This window contains:
- a CDS encoding family 10 glycosylhydrolase, translated to MSIKLSFTASQSSPRANNYLKNIRIKLFCLLPLTSYLVSFVSPLVGQKPAIAQEKSVLGVVRSQENTAQWQGITERLQAAKVAYCVIDLENVRNVTDFSNPPVVFLPNVATLSPTQAIALEEWISRGGKVIASGPVGNTSQPGVRQLLRSLLGAYWGFEMNQPSQVQPLRINTQSWVRQPGLAGTIRGGVVIPANLTSKPAAIWQSKDTPPAVVTTERSTVLGWQWGTDNAAPVAMDSAWIRAAVSRYVPLSDAQTTTPKNCNGSAVAVSSPPKPTPTPVAIAPPPPNPEDEAIERIAPRGLPTAPNSNNPISSVEAIALQQELQNLIGRFESAQLAANARNSTKANPRVESEAAAKALADAKAIAKILPQLVKQGDYVAARNQWLKAQQMLWQNYPSDRPLAQPEIRAMWLDRGSIVRAGSEQGLAKIFDQLAAAGINTVFFETVNAGYPIYPSTVAPQQNPLIQGWDPLASAVKLAKARDMELHAWVWVFAAGNQRHNTIVNLPVDYPGPLIAANPDWASYDNRGSIFPPGQGKPFLDPANPEVRQYLLRLFEEIVSRYQVDGLQLDYIRYPFQDPGAERTYGYGKVARQKFQQLTGADPLQISPRQPNLWQKWTQFRTQQVDSFVAEVSQHLRRKHPQIILSAAVFPLSEHERIQKLQQHWEVWASRGDVDVIVPMTYALDTYRFGRLAQPWITSNKLGSTLVLPGIRLLDLPVPAAVDQIQLARDLPVSGYSLFAVENLSDELQTLFQRTQGNLQAPVPYRQPFHTAAARYNSLQEEWNFLAANNQLRLRGRSLSLFNVQVTDLENALKQLAADPSLHRLGVARAALTHFQLQFRSWMRPYALENPYQAKVWENRLATIKRLLSYGETVVLKRDAAPVANRE
- a CDS encoding ATP-binding protein gives rise to the protein MRTSEQIKAEIEDKFGFFPPFFSPALHNPQVLENLWQQTLIAYIHNPLSAVFKEKLSAYLSRFCTVPYCMVCHSCTLRPLGMKAEEVLQLLDTPPPKVEEIESHLKRLAAHTQLDILPAANSELEESLLVCAVFIFLEGEAAENYRAQLRQILGASNYQHLVAFVAYVKTCHVWMEANPEVSYEADKRVLDNLGYLIADEPRLSEFFRNYATKVKQERQTRAERQAILAERQRNLEVLRESEEKYRKLVELMPDTLFVQCEGKLVFANSAAVKLLGAENVEQLIGQPVLNIIHSESQLIAQERMQDLQAGKSAPFIEEKFVRLDGSVVDVEVAAFPFTYGGKPAAQVVVRDISVRKQAEQERAELLASEQAARAEAESANRSKDEFLAIVSHELRSPLNAMLGWARLLRTRQFDATTMERALETIERNGQAQLQLLEDLLDMSRIIRGKIHLNICTVDILSVITAAIETVQLAADTKSIELVYEIPSSSIFVTGDFARLQQVIWNLLSNAIKFTPHGGRITVRSQQVGAVVQITVSDTGKGISADFLPFVFDRFRQADNTSSRGNGGLGLGLAIVRQLVELHHGHVYAASPGEGKGATFIVELPLCIQNQELVNDNNDNKSSSLIDTANPLTGLHVLVVDDEADIRDYVTTVLEEYGARVQEVASVDAALDAIKQSPPDILVSDIGMPQEDGYSLIQKVRALAPECGKNIPAIALTAYARDEDRQRALAAGFQLHATKPIEPVHLVASVAKLVNLLHEKNCE
- a CDS encoding glycoside hydrolase family 31 protein, with protein sequence MPQYFGQLPIDEQPWETLSAVQNISQEQHCVRFDCGESCLTVNVLAPNLIRVRVAPTRKFTPRRSWAVTKDDAAWQVPSFEVQETDTTVEIQTEQLRVVVQRENGQIACFDTANRSFAVDAAPGIGWRLGTTAAWKQIAADEHFYGFGERTGLLDKRSEVKTNWTTDALDYGSLTDEMYQAIPFFIALRPEVGYGIFFNTTFWSRFDIGVEQPGIWRMETHAAELDYYIIYGPTPAKILDTYTQLTGRMALPPKWALGYHQCRWSYESETIVRELAQEFRDRRIPCDVIHLDIDYMRGYRVFTWSPKRFPHPEKLIQELAEAGFKTVTIIDPGVKYEPEADYHVFDQGVAGDYFVRKADGQLFHGYVWPDKAVFPDFMRADVRQWWGELHESLTDIGVAGIWNDMNEPAISDRPFGDEGDKIWFPLDAPQGDDRVTHAEAHNLYGLMMARACAEGLEKLRPTERSFVLTRSGYAGIQRWSSVWMGDNHSLWDHLEMSLPMLCNMGLSGVAFVGCDVGGFASNATAELFARWMQVGILYPFMRGHSALTTAQHEPWSFGDRTEKICREYLNLRYQLLPYIYTLFWEAATTGAPILRPLLYDFPNDPHTYALHDQVLLGSSLMAAPIYRPGVEHRAVYLPAGTWYDWWSGESYTGSTHILAHAPLEKMPLYVKAGAIIPMQPVMQYVDERSLDPLTLRIWQGDGEFTLYEDDGQTFAYQDNGYATTKISVNTEENRVVVSINQREGNGLFPKREVIVELVGVGEQRFSDAGTAQQLVFNLAPQ
- a CDS encoding TIGR03279 family radical SAM protein → MSHAIRPAKITKVLPESIAAEIGFEPGDAIVTINGNRPRDLIDYQFLCADEVLELEVLDAAGKSHQIEIEKDYDEDLGLEFETALFDNLIQCNNRCPFCFIDQQPPGKRQSLYLKDDDYRLSFLYGSYLTLTNLPPKEWERIEQLRLSPLYVSVHATEPEVRVRLLKNPRAGQILQHIEWFQQRRLQIHAQVVVCPGINDGIHLERTLLDLAHFHRGETPAVASVAVVPVGLTRFRPAEDELIPVDRAKAQEVIAQVRSLQDKFRASFGSTFAWLADEWFLIAQEELPPESHYEDYPQIDNGVGSIRAFLKQFAIAAQNLPAKIALPRKVTWVVGNAVEHAFQPILQRLNQVVNLQVNMVALCSNYWGQSITVTGLLTGQDLLEGLQGKDLGERILLPAMMLKQGDTCFLDDMTIAELASKLKTPVVPIRGVEELIEMCTQ